The genomic interval agggatctatcgcagtcgctgcctcaaaaaggctgccaacatcatcaaggacccacaccatcctggccacacactcatctctccgctgccatcaggaagaaggtacaggagcctgaaatctgttcaggaacagcttcttccccacagccaccaggctattaaacacaacatcaaacaaactctaaacaataacagcctattgcactttatctgtttatttattgtgtatatatatggtctatggtctatagacacactgaacttttatctcccgttccgtattatatttacatattctgttgtgctgaagcaaagcaagaatttcattgtcctatctgggacacatgacaataaaactctcttgacttgacttatttagtttaatttacagatgcagtgtggaaacaggcccttcggcctacctagtccgcgccaaccagcgatccctgcacatcaacactatcctgcaaacactagggacaatttacacttagaccacgccaattaacctgcaagaagggtttcggcccgaaacgttgcctatttccttcgctccatagatgctgctgcacccgctgagtttccccagcctttttgtgaacctacaatcctgcacatcttttgaatgtggaaggaaaccgaagatctcagagaaaacccacgcaggtcacggggagaacgtacaaactccgtacagtcaggatcgaaccccgggtcgctggcgccgtgaggcaccggctctactgctgtgccaccgtgcttatTAATAACTTTTTTTCAGattatcacagcatggtttgggaacagctccatccaagaccagtagaaattcagaccatcacacaaaccaacctcccttccatcgactccatctacacttcacgctgactcggcaaggccagcagcatcatcaaggaccagtcgcacccccggccactcactcttctcccctctcccatcgggcaagaggtacaggtgtgaaaacgcacacactccagattcaggaacagtttcttcccagctgttgtcaggcaactgaaccatcctatcttcagtcctgacctcccatctacctcattggagaccctcaggttATCTTTAATCGGTCATTACTGGACGTTACCTTTCATTGAACTctcttccctttatcctgtgtctgtacactgtggatggcgtgatagtaaccatgtatagtctttccactgactagttagaATGCAACCTTTGTCAgagcttgtccatgccgacccactgaatcaagtcccacctgcccacgtttggcccaacctttcctatgcatgtacctgtccaaatctcaattactccatgtgtggtctcaccagggcagtcatggtggcgcagcggtagagttcccgccttacagcgaatgcagctccggagacccgggttcaatcctgattacgggtgctgcctgtacagagtttgcacgttctccccgtgacctgcatgggttttctccgagatcttcggtttcctcccacactccaaagacgtgcagatatgtaggttaattggcttggtaaatgtaaattgtccctattgggtgtaggacagtgttaatgtgcggggatcgctggtcggcgcggacacggtgggccgaaagggcctgtttcatagaaacatagaaacattgaaaataggtgcaagagtaggccattcggcccttcgagcctgcaccgccatttgatatgatcatggctgatcatccaactcaatatcccatccctgacttctctccataccccctgatcactttagctacaagggccacatctaactccctcttaaatatagccaatgaactggcctcaactaccctctgtggcagggagttccacggattcaccactctctgtgtaaaaaatgatttcctcatctcggtcctaaaaggcttcccccttatccttaaactgtgacccctagttgtggacttccccaacatcgggaataatcttcctgcatctagcctgtccaaccccttaagaattttgtaagtttctataagatcccccctcagtcttctgaattccaacgtgtacaagccaagtctatccagtctttcctcaaatgaaagtcctgccatcccaggaatcagtctggtgaaccttctctgtactccctctatggcaagaatgtatttcctcagattaggagaccaaaactgtacgcaatactccaggtgtggtctcaccaataccctgtacaactgcagtagaacctccctgctcttatactcaaatccttttgctatgaatgctaacataccatttgctttcttcactgcctgctgcacctgcatgcctactttcaatgactggtgtaccatgacacccaggtctcgttgcatctccccttttcctaatcagccaccattcagataatagtctactttcctgtttttgccgccaaagaggataacctcacatttatccacattatactgcatctgccatgcctttgcccactcacccaacctatccaagtcaccttgcagcctcctagcatcctcctcacagctaacaatgccccccagcttcgtgtcatccgcaaacttggagatgttgcattcaattccctcatccagatcattaatatatattgtaaatagctggggacccagcactgagccttgcggtgcctcactagtcactgcctgccattctgaaaaggacccgtttactcctactctttgctttctgtctgccagccagttctctatccacatcaatactgaacccccaataccatgtgctttaagtttgtatgctaatctcttatgtgggaccttgtcgaaagccttctgaaagtccagatataacacatccactggttctcccctatccactctactagttacatcctcgaaaaattctataagattcgtcagacatgatttacctttcataaatccatgctgactttgtccaatgaactcaccactttccaaatgtgctgctatcccatctttaataactgactccagaattttccccactaccgatgttagactaactggtctgtaattccccgttttctctctccctccctttttaaaaagtggagttacattagctaccctccaatcctcaggaactactccagaatctaaagagttttgaaaaattatcactaatgcatccactatttctgcggctacttccttaagtactctgggatgcaacttatccggccctggggatttatcggcctttaatccattcaatttacctaacaccacttcccggctaacctggatttcactcagttcctccatctcatttaacccgcggtcccctgctatttccggcagattatttatgtcttccttagtgcagacagaaccaaagtaattattcaattggtctgccatgtccttgttccccatgatcaattcgcctgtgtctgactgcaagggacctacatttgttttaactaatcttttcctcttgacatatctataaaagcttttgcagtcagtttttatgttccctgccaattttctttcataatctattttccctttcctaattaagccttttgtcctcctctgctggactctgaatttctcccagtcctctggtaggctgcttgttctggctaatttgtaggcttcatcttttgttttgatactatccctgatttcccttgttatccacggatgcactaccttccctgatttattcttttgccaaactgggatgaacacttgttgtagttcatccatgcagtttttaaatgccttccattgcatatccaccgtcaaccctttaagaatcattggccagtctatcttggccaattcacgtctcataccctcaaagtcacctttctttaagttcaggacccttgtttctgaattaacaatgtcactctccatcctaatgaagaactcaaccatattatggtcactcttgcccaaggggccacgcacaacaagactgctaactaacccttcctcattactcaatacccagtctagaatagcctgctctctcgttggttcttctacatgttggtttagaaaactatcccgcatacattccaagaaatcctcttcctcagcacccctgtcaatttgattcacccaatctatatgtagattgaagtcacccattataatggttttacctttgttgcacgcatttctaatttcctgtttgatgccatccccaactccactactactgttaggtggcctgcacacaacacccactagcgttttctgccccttagtgtttcgcagctctacccatatcaattccacatcctccaagctaatgtccttcctttctattgcgttaatctcctctctaaccagcaacactaccccgcctccttttcctttctgtctatccctcctgaatattgcatatccgggaggtccagcggctgttaaaagagaggaacaccgcttttaggtctggcgatagggctttatacagcacggcccgagctaacctgaagagaggcatcagagaggccaaatcagacttcaggaggaagatagaggaccacctggacagtaacaacagcaggcaggtgtggcaggggatccagtatctcaccaactacaagaccaactctggcgctgtgaggcagcaactctacctctgcgccaccctagctttaatttattattattcattcacttATTATCTGTATTATTGCATCAACTCTAAGCTGAAGCAAGTGAGAGTTCCATTGCTCCATTGTTGGTAGATATGTCCAATAAGTACTATTGACTCTTCACATTTAAAATGACCCTCTTAAACTAACGGGAAAATGagtgccatagagtgatacagcgtggaaacagactcttcgacccaactcgcccacaccggccaacaatgtccgagctacactagtcccacctgccagcgcttggcccacaaccctccaaacctgtcctatccatgtacctgtccaactgtttcttcaacgttgggatggtcccagcctcaactacctcctctggcagctcgttccatacacccaccaccctttgtgtgaaaaagttacccctcagattcctattaaatcttctccccttcaccttaaatccatgtcctctggtcctcgcttcccctactctggggcaagagactctgtgcgtctacccgatctattcctctgaagattttatacactataagatcacccctcatcctcctgcgctccatggaatagagtcccaacctgctcaacctctccctgtagctcaggccctctagccctggcaacatcctcgttgcagcactgtggcgcagcgggtcgagctgctgcctcgcaactCATCATCCCCGGGCTCGTTCTCgtaaaggtcataagatcatgtgataggagcggaattaggccattcggcccatcaagtctactccgccattcaatcatggctgatctatctcttcctcctcaaccccattctcctgccttctccccataacccccgtcacctgtactaatcaagaatctatctatctctgtcttaaaaaagtTGGGCAGGCTTGGGTTATTTTCTattgaatgccagaggttgaagggagacctgaaagTATCTAGAAACCCAACTCAAGCTGAGAAATATCCAATgacatgacctccacagccatctgtggcaattaattccatggATCCAGATATATGCAACACATTAAGCACCACATCCACCAAATAAGCACTGAACTCCATCGATATGTTCATAGCGCAAgttccaatgaggtccccccctcacccttctaaactccagcgagtacaggcacggtggcgcagaggtagagctgctgccttacagcgctacagacccaggttcattcccaactacgggtgctgtctgtgtggagtttgtacgttctccccgtgacctgcgtgggttttctccgagatctccggtttcctcccacactccaaagacgtgcaggtttgtaggttaattggcttggtgtaaaatgtaaattgcccctagtgtgtgtgtgtgtaggacagtgttatgcccctgtcccacttaggaaaactgaacggaaacctctggagactttgtgccccacccaaggtttccgtgcggttcccggaggtttttgtcagtctccctacctgcttccactacctgcaacctccggcaacctcaaggaaccgcacagaaaccttgggtggggcgcaaagtctccagaggtttccgttcaggtttcctaagtgggacaggggcattagtgtgcggggatcgctggtcggtgcggacccggtgggccgaagggcctgtgctctATTAAAAaaaaggcccagtgccgtcaaacgctcatcgtacgttaacccactcactcctgggatcattctcgtaaacctcctctggaccctctacagagccagcacatccttccttagacaatgtttaatgtttacgtttcttttcttcttttttattttatatggatgtacggaaatctAATTTATTtcactgtaaagcactttggcttcaacctgatttgatttaaaagtgcgaTATAAataatacttacttacttacttatgtgtcattcctaactgtcattgtatgtcatgttgtcactcgcgggcggagcaccaaggcaaattccttgtatgtgaatactttgccaataaacttattcattcatatgCCCCCCCACCCCTACAACCTCCTTACTTACAGCACGACGACACAGGCACACTGACAGCCAGGATAATCCAGGCGATGTCCACTTTGCTGAGGCAGATGGTGGCTTTCTGCTGAGGCTCCTCCGCGTCCGAGACGTGGGAGACGTTGCCGGGGGCGTCCGGCCCTCGGGTCTCGGCGGGAACCATCCTGTTGAGAAAGCTGCCGGCCGCCGTGGATTCGGACTGGCTCAGGGTCGAGGAGATGGCGGCAGCGGCCGAGGCCGAGGTGGGTAGAAGGCCGGGAGGGGCGAGGCCTTCCCTCCTCTCGGAGGGCGCGCTGGACGTGGCCGGAGAAGACCAAAGATGAAGAGAGAGCGTGGCAGAGAAGTCCCCGTCCCCATCCCCCGCGTCTTTATGTGGGGAATGCTGAGCGGAGGTTAGGAGATCCAGGATTGGAGTCGCCGGCCATTTTAACGACAGGGTACCACCAAACGTCGGGGGGGCCGGCGAGGACGAGTCCATTGCCGGAATTCCGGGCAGGAACGGCGTCTGTGAAACCTCCCCCTCAGCAACACCCCTTCCCTCCGCTTGCCCGAGGTGCTCAGatagttgccaatttccttcgctccatggatgctgctgcacccgctgagtttctccagcacttttgtccacctgctCAGAGTCAAGATGGCCACCAGCCTGGCCCAGCGCGGCCTCCTCCGTGGACGCGTTCAGCCCGGAGGCTGGACTGGGGGAGACCACCTCACGCTGGTGGCCGGTGGGGGAAGAAGGCAGGGTGACGTTCCCGCCCACCAACAACCCACCAACCTGGCGGGACGTGGCCAGCCTCCCCTCGGCCGCTGGCGCCTCCGGGTACAAAGTGCTTTGGGCGCGCGAAGAACCGGCGGGCGGCATCGTCCTCTGGTCGCCCCCAGCAAAGACCAACATGGTGGGCTGGATCTCAATGGGTATGGAGTCAACCAAACCGCTCTTGGAGCCGTGGACCGTGTCCAAAGTCCTGTGTCTATTTGTAGCGCGGTCCACCATCTTGGAGCCGGCACTAGGCTTGGCCGACATCATTCTTACGGCTGTTGAGTCTGTGAGAGAACTTTGAGACATGGACTTGGGGGACAGTTTGTGAGCGGCAGATATCAGTTCTTCAGTCAGTGCCAGGATTAGAAGACCTAAGCGTAAACAAGGAAGGTGCGTTATTCGAAATCAGAGTATTGTGAAGTGCTTGGGCTgcaggatataaccatataacaattacagcatgcaaacaggccatcttggccctacaagtccgtgccgaacaactattttcccctagtcccatctacctgcacttagaccataaccctccattcctttcccatccatatacctatccaatttttttttttatggttACAGGATACAGAGAaactgcaggcccttcggcccaccgagttcatgctcgCCATCAATCACCCAATCACGAATCTCGAATCCCATGTTAtctccattttctcatccactccctacaaactagggggcaatttgcagagggccaattgacctacaaagctgcatgtggatttggatgtgggaagaaaccagagcacctgggggaaacccacggggtttcatggagaatgtacaaactcctcacagagacggcacccgaggtcaggatcgaacccccgatctctggcagtgtgaggcgACGGCTCTctcagctgtgctactgtgctgcccttttagttcagagatacagcatggaagcaggccctttggcccattgagtccactctgaccatcgatcacccattcacactagttctatgtcatcccatattctcatccactccctacacaccaggggcaatttacagcgggccgattaacctacaaacctgcacgtctttgggatgtggaattcCTTggcacaggcagctgtggaggccaagtcaatggatacttttaaagtGGAGCttcatatattcttgattagtgcggggtgtcagaggctatggggaggaggcaggagaatggggattgagagggagagatagatcagccgtgattgaatggcggagtggacttgaagggccgaatggcctaattctgctcctgtgacctatgtgggaggaaaccggaacgcccGGGGGAAAACTCATGCGCTCATGGGGAGAACGGACACACTCCActaagacagcagccgaggtcaatagacaatagacaacaggtgcaggagtaggccattcggcccttcgagccaacactgcattcaatgtgatcatggctgatcatcaccaatcagtaccccgttcctgccttctccctatatcccctgactccgctatctctaagagccctatctagctctctcttgaaagtatccagagaaccggcctccaccgccctctgaggcagagaattccacagactcacaactctctgtgtgaaaaagtgtttcctcgtctccgttctaaatggcttaccccttattcttaaactgtggcccctggttctggactccccaacatcgggaacacgtttcctgcctctagcgtgtccaaacccttaataattttatatgtttcaataagatgccttcTACATccatcctcatccttctaaactccagagtatacaagcccagccgctccattctctcaacaaatgacaaccccgccatcccgggaattaacatggtgaacctaTGCATCactgtctcaatagacaataggtgcaggagtaggccattcggcccttcgagccagcaccgccattcaatgtgatcatggctgtacaTGTATGGCTAtacaagcacccggaggaatcccacatagtcacagggatgaCACgcaaactcgttccatacacccaccaccctttgtgtgaaaatgctacccctcagattcctattaaatctttttcccttcaccttagacctatgtcctctggttcccgattcccctactctgggcaagagactctgtgcgcccacccgatctattcctctcatgattttgtacacctctataagatcacccctcatcctcctgcgctccatggaatagagacccagcctactcaacctctccctgtagctcaggcttttgagtcccggcaacatccttgtaaatcttctctgcaccttttccagcttaacatcatcattcctataacacggtgcccaaaagtgaacacaatattctaaatgcgaatgtcttatataactgcaacatgacttctatactcaatactctgactgatgaaggcctttGAATCTGCACTAAATCTTATCCCCCTCTTTCTCCACACCCTCCAAGTTGGTTCCCATAATCCGTCATAGAGCCattcaacacagaaacaggcccttcggccctactcgtCCTTATGGACTGATACTAGACTACTCCCACCCACCCGCGCTCagcctgtatccctctaaacgcaaagtgctggagtaactcagcgggtcaggcagcatctctggggaacaggataggtgacgtttcacagagtgctggagtaactcagtgggtcaggcagcatctgtggagaacatggataggtgacgtttcgggtcgagactagggttgccaacttcctcactcccaaataggggacaaaaggtcaaaatacgggacaaattcccgacggcaattcgttgacagactcggccgtggctgggtgaatgatgagttggccccgggtgctggactacacacaaagcccagccggcggggccagctgaggagttttggcccgggggccgcgcgACATCGCTCacacaaagtccggcgccccgtccaactcatgaaccgatgatcggccatgagaaggaggggtggtggtggtgtcggcggtaagcgaaggtccgaaggtcggacagctggccgggctgccgaccgaccgacggggccacgggcgaggcgctgctgctgctgctgcactccatgggctgcactacgtcgggacgggtgaggcggggccggacgcggcgctccgacccgacagtcccctcgacccgagtagtagcggtcaaatacgggacaagggcggtcccgtacgggacaaaccaatttagcccaatatacgggatgtcccggctaatacgggacagttggcaaccctagtcgagacccttcttcagactcaatgtagagggggggagggggacctagaggtaagaaaaacccagaacaaagcagggccggcaacatatgaccaaggaagggtggagcccacaaagaGCCATCTGGTGAAAATcctaggtcggtgggggcgctgcaagcaggcagccctgccagcagcgtgttacttTTTTCTACTGTGTTTTAATGTatggttttaatgtttctctgtgtgtcttgtgtggggggtggtgtggggggaggggtaagggggaaaccgcttcgttcgtctcctccacggagagaggcaactttttccatgtcgcctcccccgtggcctaacatcgaggatcgggcggcctttcccggagacgtgcccggggcttcagctgcgggcgcagcgaggactctcgtcgccggaggggagcactccgttcgctggcccgcggcagcctgaagccggggtctgcagagctccagccggcgcagcGTCCtaggcctgggatccctcgttggggacctggGAGgggaagagctccaaccgccggcccacggccaacttctgccgcgggcgcggcgtggacttgccATCAGGAGTGGggcccctcgccggggatccctggaggggagctctgaccgccggccccagcggtctgcggtgcttctggctgcggcgcggcgggaactttaaatcttcgaccgccagcctgcggcctacaccaacctgaagccgcagtctccggtggggaggcaccgtttcaggacttaccgGGACTTTTACCCGTCTCTATGTttactcatctggacgcccgcagcagcggctgcggagggttaaggtcccgaccacgggggaaaatggaggagcacTGGccagactttgtgccttccaccacagtgaagaacgctgtggtggatgtttgtgttcaattcttattgtgtttttgtgtgtttttttttaaattgtaccgctgctggcaaattcatttcacttgcactcactctgacaatggaggatgcccaggacagaaaggtgatagtgggaatgggagggggagttaaagtgttgggcAACCGGGAGACCCCAGTCATCCTACAACTTCACATCCTCCTatcccatcaccatcaccatcacctcttctcccccagccaacaatgggccattgtgggctccatccttCCCTGGTCATCTGTTTGGGATGGACcgcaagtgctgtctgtgcggagtttgcgcgTCATCCCTGTGACTATgcgggattcctccgggtgctccggtttcctcccacatcccaaagatgtgcgtgccggtttgtaggtagattggcctttgtaaattgtccccagagtgtgtaggatggtgatgGTGTACTGGGTTGATCGATGGTTAATCGCAGGTTAatcgtccctctgtaaattgcccctcgtgtgcagggaaTCGAtgggaaattgggataacatgtgagcgggtgatccacagtcggtgtggacccgatgggccgaaaggcctgtttccactcgggttttccctggatgccatgctttcaagttcaagttacatttgtcACAtatttccgcccacattccaaagacgtgcaggtttgtaggttaattggcttctgtaaattgtccctggcgtgtgtgtaggatagtgggagtgtgcggggatcgctggtcggcgcggacccggtgggccggagggcctgtttccgctttgtatctctCAATCAAACGATAAAACGCTAACAACGCTAAAGTGGCAGAAGCTCCAACACAATAAATCCATCTCCTCCCATGGGAAGGAAATGCGGCCAAAAAGGATTCTTGCTTAATTGGTTCTATCCTTCAGACAGCATTGAGGCCCACGCacacaaaaaaaattaagtgCATCGAATGCAGAAAGACCTGCTGCTGTTTGTCATAAGCTGTTGTATCGGATGATGTTCATAcgctccaggagcagaattaggccattcagcccatcaagtccatcttttcctctcagccccatcctcctgccttctccccataacccctgacacccgtactaatcaacaacctccctatctctgccttaaacatatccactgacttggcctccacagccgtctgtggcaaagaattccacagattctgactAATGAGatttctgctcatctcctttagaaacatagaaacatagaaaataggtgcaggagtaggccattcggccct from Amblyraja radiata isolate CabotCenter1 chromosome 2, sAmbRad1.1.pri, whole genome shotgun sequence carries:
- the tmem108 gene encoding transmembrane protein 108 isoform X1, with the protein product MKRSSRVIHHQLLSLLILALTEELISAAHKLSPKSMSQSSLTDSTAVRMMSAKPSAGSKMVDRATNRHRTLDTVHGSKSGLVDSIPIEIQPTMLVFAGGDQRTMPPAGSSRAQSTLYPEAPAAEGRLATSRQVGGLLVGGNVTLPSSPTGHQREVVSPSPASGLNASTEEAALGQAGGHLDSEQVDKSAGETQRVQQHPWSEGNWQLSEHLGQAEGRGVAEGEVSQTPFLPGIPAMDSSSPAPPTFGGTLSLKWPATPILDLLTSAQHSPHKDAGDGDGDFSATLSLHLWSSPATSSAPSERREGLAPPGLLPTSASAAAAISSTLSQSESTAAGSFLNRMVPAETRGPDAPGNVSHVSDAEEPQQKATICLSKVDIAWIILAVSVPVSSCSVLFTVCCMQKKKKPTNPENNLSYWNDAITMDYFNRHAVELPREIQSLETSEDCLSEPQSPPNGDYVDTGMVLVNPFCQETLAAQKS
- the tmem108 gene encoding transmembrane protein 108 isoform X2 — protein: MKRSSRVIHHQLLSLLILALTEELISAAHKLSPKSMSQSSLTDSTAVRMMSAKPSAGSKMVDRATNRHRTLDTVHGSKSGLVDSIPIEIQPTMLVFAGGDQRTMPPAGSSRAQSTLYPEAPAAEGRLATSRQVGGLLVGGNVTLPSSPTGHQREVVSPSPASGLNASTEEAALGQAGGHLDSEQVDKSAGETQRVQQHPWSEGNWQLSEHLGQAEGRGVAEGEVSQTPFLPGIPAMDSSSPAPPTFGGTLSLKWPATPILDLLTSAQHSPHKDAGDGDGDFSATLSLHLWSSPATSSAPSERREGLAPPGLLPTSASAAAAISSTLSQSESTAAGSFLNRMVPAETRGPDAPGNVSHVSDAEEPQQKATICLSKVDIAWIILAVSVPVSSCFLFTVCCMQKKKKPTNPENNLSYWNDAITMDYFNRHAVELPREIQSLETSEDCLSEPQSPPNGDYVDTGMVLVNPFCQETLAAQKS